In bacterium, a single window of DNA contains:
- the plsX gene encoding phosphate acyltransferase PlsX: protein MRIALDAMGGDFAPAAIVQGGLEAARLNDGDCEIVFVGDRAQIEQEISRHPLLTRGDRLHFSIHHASEKIEMTDSPTAALKKKKDASILVANHLHQERQVDAVVSAGHTGAAMAASLFVLGRIVGVNRPGIGSLIPNGNGVTMLIDVGANVDAKAIHLFQYGLMGSIFMERVVGLDRPKVALLSIGEERSKGTEVTRDAYELLEQSSINFIGNVEGRDILQAKADVVVCDGFVGNVILKYTESLGSVFRRHIKRQIGKKIFLNIGAFLMQPTFKGLRKIFDYEEYGGAPLLGVDGVTIICHGSSTPKAIRNAIKEAMAMVREGINQIIRQELESFEVRKGVSLVEQDA from the coding sequence ATGCGGATTGCCTTGGATGCGATGGGTGGTGACTTTGCACCGGCTGCGATCGTGCAAGGTGGGTTGGAAGCGGCACGGCTGAACGACGGCGACTGCGAAATCGTGTTCGTCGGCGATCGGGCGCAAATCGAGCAGGAAATCAGCCGGCATCCGCTGTTGACGCGAGGCGACCGACTGCATTTTTCGATTCATCATGCCTCTGAAAAAATTGAGATGACCGACTCGCCCACCGCGGCGCTGAAAAAGAAGAAAGACGCCTCGATCCTGGTCGCCAATCATCTGCATCAGGAGCGCCAGGTGGACGCGGTGGTGAGCGCCGGCCATACCGGCGCGGCGATGGCGGCTTCCTTGTTCGTGCTCGGCCGCATTGTCGGCGTCAACCGCCCGGGCATCGGCTCGTTGATTCCCAACGGCAACGGCGTGACGATGCTGATCGACGTCGGCGCCAATGTCGACGCAAAGGCCATACACCTCTTCCAATACGGCTTGATGGGCAGCATTTTCATGGAGCGCGTCGTCGGGCTGGATAGACCCAAGGTCGCTCTGCTCAGCATCGGTGAGGAGCGCTCCAAAGGCACCGAAGTCACGCGCGATGCCTATGAACTGCTCGAACAAAGCAGCATCAACTTCATCGGCAATGTCGAGGGCCGGGACATCTTGCAGGCGAAGGCGGACGTGGTGGTGTGCGACGGCTTTGTCGGCAACGTGATTTTGAAGTATACCGAAAGCCTGGGCAGCGTTTTTCGCCGGCACATCAAGCGCCAGATCGGCAAAAAAATCTTCCTGAACATCGGCGCTTTTCTCATGCAGCCCACATTCAAAGGGTTGCGCAAGATTTTCGACTACGAGGAATATGGCGGCGCGCCCCTGCTCGGCGTCGATGGCGTCACCATCATTTGCCACGGTTCCTCCACGCCGAAAGCCATTCGCAACGCCATCAAGGAAGCGATGGCCATGGTGCGGGAAGGCATCAATCAGATCATCCGTCAGGAATTGGAATCATTCGAAGTTCGAAAGGGAGTGTCACTCGTTGAGCAAGACGCCTAA
- the rpmF gene encoding 50S ribosomal protein L32: MPNPKRRHSRTRRDKRRTHWKLESTKITKCSHCHQPKLPHRVCPNCGYYNDRSVFLPRELS, from the coding sequence GTGCCAAATCCGAAACGACGTCACTCCCGGACACGCCGCGATAAACGACGTACCCACTGGAAGCTGGAGTCAACCAAAATTACCAAATGCAGCCATTGCCATCAGCCCAAATTACCCCATCGTGTCTGCCCGAATTGCGGCTATTACAATGATCGATCGGTGTTTTTGCCGCGCGAGTTGTCCTGA
- the fabD gene encoding ACP S-malonyltransferase — MAKDLYEAHPVAREMFQQANAVLGFDIQRVCFDGPLEELTRTSITQPAILIHSAIVARLLQEQGVLPAMAAGHSLGEYSALVAAQALSFTEALQLVKLRGELMEAAGREQPGTMAAIMGLEPEAVEAVCRAVTEELAPQQQVVQAANFNSHEQTVISGHVAAVERAVALAKERGAKLAKLLVVGGAFHSPLMAGARQGLQQALAAAHFAEARCPVYTNVTARPERAAAVLRERLEQQLTSPVRWVATIENMIAEGAQQFYEIGPGKVLAGLLKRINKAYAATTVGTVAELQTLAQA; from the coding sequence ATGGCCAAAGACCTGTATGAGGCTCATCCCGTCGCGCGCGAAATGTTCCAGCAAGCCAACGCCGTGCTGGGCTTTGACATTCAGAGGGTCTGTTTCGATGGCCCGCTGGAGGAACTGACGCGGACCTCGATTACGCAGCCGGCCATTCTGATTCACAGCGCGATCGTTGCCCGATTGCTGCAAGAGCAGGGCGTTTTGCCCGCAATGGCCGCCGGCCACAGCCTGGGCGAGTATTCGGCGCTGGTGGCGGCGCAAGCCTTGAGTTTCACCGAAGCGCTGCAACTCGTGAAGCTGCGCGGCGAGCTGATGGAAGCCGCCGGCCGCGAGCAGCCCGGCACCATGGCGGCGATTATGGGCCTGGAGCCGGAGGCGGTCGAGGCGGTTTGCCGCGCGGTGACTGAAGAATTGGCGCCGCAGCAGCAAGTCGTGCAAGCCGCCAATTTCAACTCGCATGAGCAGACGGTCATTTCCGGTCATGTGGCGGCGGTGGAAAGAGCCGTGGCGCTCGCCAAAGAGCGCGGCGCAAAATTGGCGAAACTGCTGGTGGTGGGCGGAGCCTTTCATTCGCCCTTGATGGCGGGCGCGCGCCAGGGCCTGCAGCAGGCGCTGGCGGCGGCGCATTTCGCCGAGGCCCGGTGTCCGGTTTACACCAATGTCACGGCCCGGCCCGAGCGGGCCGCCGCCGTGCTGCGGGAAAGGCTGGAGCAGCAACTCACCAGTCCGGTGCGCTGGGTTGCGACCATTGAAAACATGATTGCCGAGGGCGCGCAGCAGTTCTATGAAATTGGCCCGGGCAAGGTGCTGGCCGGTTTGCTCAAGCGGATCAACAAGGCCTACGCAGCGACGACGGTCGGCACGGTTGCCGAATTGCAGACGCTGGCGCAGGCTTAA
- a CDS encoding SPOR domain-containing protein, whose product MASQQTKWIAAAAVAVLALIVATGVWYWNRHKAAAEKPGPAAAITDVLPQPSVTPPPAPVDEPRPTVVSSSEGIYTVQVSSWQSRRNAEADAKRYEGQGHEVYIQRANIPAKGGIWYRVRIGRFATKEEAEALADNLVYQLQSGYWLDRVRQDQ is encoded by the coding sequence ATGGCTTCACAACAGACCAAGTGGATCGCTGCTGCGGCAGTAGCAGTACTGGCGCTGATTGTCGCCACCGGCGTTTGGTATTGGAATCGGCACAAAGCTGCTGCAGAGAAGCCGGGGCCGGCCGCAGCCATCACCGACGTGCTGCCACAGCCGAGTGTGACCCCGCCGCCAGCACCCGTTGACGAACCCCGGCCGACGGTGGTGTCGAGCAGTGAGGGAATATACACCGTCCAGGTGTCGTCGTGGCAATCCCGCCGCAACGCAGAAGCGGATGCGAAGCGCTATGAGGGCCAGGGGCACGAAGTGTATATTCAGCGCGCCAACATTCCTGCGAAGGGTGGCATTTGGTATCGCGTACGAATTGGCCGATTTGCCACCAAAGAAGAGGCAGAAGCTCTGGCGGACAACCTTGTTTATCAACTGCAATCTGGCTATTGGCTGGACCGAGTGCGCCAAGATCAATGA
- a CDS encoding DUF177 domain-containing protein, which produces MKISLIGLAEGVHRLHFEEQPASCGITDHPNLLNPVHIEVDLERRAASLFLRNRIETVGRFHCDRCLKEVEVTITDSGRVVFSNDEELLALTEDEVHPLERDAREVDITEDLRDMLLLAIPSKILCAETCKGLCPHCGVDLNTETCLCGVRPIDPRWQVLQKLIN; this is translated from the coding sequence ATGAAGATTTCCCTAATTGGACTCGCAGAAGGCGTTCACCGCCTTCACTTTGAGGAGCAGCCGGCGAGTTGCGGTATCACCGATCATCCCAACCTACTCAATCCGGTGCATATCGAGGTTGACCTGGAGAGGCGGGCAGCAAGCCTCTTCTTGCGCAACCGCATTGAGACGGTGGGCCGTTTCCATTGTGATCGTTGCCTGAAAGAAGTGGAGGTGACAATCACCGATAGCGGCCGGGTGGTTTTTTCCAATGATGAGGAATTGCTGGCGCTCACGGAAGACGAAGTGCATCCCCTCGAGCGGGACGCGCGCGAGGTGGACATCACCGAGGATCTGCGCGATATGTTGCTGCTGGCTATTCCCTCAAAAATTCTCTGCGCGGAAACCTGCAAGGGGCTTTGCCCACATTGCGGGGTGGACTTGAATACGGAAACCTGCCTGTGCGGCGTGCGGCCGATCGACCCGCGCTGGCAAGTGTTGCAAAAACTGATCAACTGA
- a CDS encoding ketoacyl-ACP synthase III: protein MVLGTGRAVPERVLTNADLEKMVDTSDEWIRSRTGIERRFIAGPDDLTSKLCAAAGRKALAQAKIPAEELDAIIIGTVTGDSYFPSTACYVQEMLGATRAAAFDLSAACSGFIYSLTMADNMIAAGKARYVLVIGGEILSRITDWTDRATCVLFGDGAGAMVLGPAQGETGILDTFIKSDGRLTSLLCMIGGGTRVPFEVAVAEKMFHIDMQGPEVFKHAVTAMGDAAAGLLERNNLSGEQVNLLIPHQANLRIIIATAKRVNMPMEKVYVNVQNYGNTSSASIPIAIDEAFEKGRLRPHDLCLMVAFGGGFTWGSALIRF from the coding sequence ATGGTTTTGGGCACGGGCCGGGCCGTCCCCGAACGCGTGCTGACCAACGCTGACCTCGAGAAAATGGTGGATACGAGCGACGAATGGATTCGCTCGCGCACCGGCATTGAACGGCGATTCATCGCCGGGCCGGACGATTTGACTTCCAAACTCTGCGCCGCCGCCGGTCGCAAGGCTTTGGCCCAAGCCAAAATCCCCGCCGAAGAATTGGATGCCATCATCATCGGCACCGTGACCGGCGATTCGTACTTTCCCTCCACAGCCTGCTACGTGCAGGAGATGCTGGGGGCCACGCGCGCGGCCGCCTTCGATCTTTCCGCCGCGTGCTCCGGTTTCATCTACAGCCTGACCATGGCCGACAACATGATTGCGGCAGGCAAGGCGCGCTATGTGTTGGTGATCGGCGGCGAGATTTTGAGCCGCATCACCGACTGGACCGATCGCGCCACCTGCGTGCTGTTCGGCGACGGCGCGGGCGCCATGGTGCTGGGCCCGGCGCAGGGCGAGACCGGCATCCTGGACACCTTCATCAAAAGCGATGGCCGTCTCACCAGCCTGTTGTGCATGATCGGCGGCGGGACGCGCGTGCCCTTCGAAGTCGCGGTCGCGGAAAAGATGTTTCACATCGACATGCAAGGCCCGGAAGTGTTCAAGCACGCGGTGACCGCGATGGGCGACGCCGCTGCGGGTCTGCTCGAACGCAACAACCTGAGCGGCGAGCAGGTCAACCTGCTGATCCCCCATCAAGCCAATCTGCGCATCATCATCGCCACGGCCAAGCGGGTGAACATGCCGATGGAAAAAGTCTACGTTAACGTGCAGAACTACGGCAACACCTCCTCGGCCTCCATTCCGATCGCCATCGACGAAGCCTTTGAAAAAGGCCGTTTGCGCCCGCATGACCTCTGCCTGATGGTGGCCTTTGGCGGCGGTTTCACGTGGGGCTCGGCACTCATTCGATTCTGA
- the ndk gene encoding nucleoside-diphosphate kinase — protein MERTLAILKPDCVTAGKMGKVLERIEAAGFRILAMKMVRLTPETAGKFYEVHKERPFYKDLVSFMSSDRVVPLALEKDNAVADFRKLIGATDPAQAEAGTIRKDFATSKQNNIVHGSDSPENGRIEVAFFFSEKELLETM, from the coding sequence TTGGAGCGTACTTTGGCAATTCTGAAACCGGATTGTGTCACGGCCGGAAAAATGGGCAAAGTTCTGGAGCGCATCGAGGCGGCAGGCTTTCGCATTCTGGCAATGAAAATGGTGCGCCTGACGCCGGAAACCGCCGGCAAATTCTATGAGGTGCACAAGGAGCGTCCCTTCTACAAAGATCTGGTCAGTTTCATGAGCAGTGACCGCGTGGTGCCGCTGGCGTTGGAAAAAGACAACGCGGTGGCTGATTTTCGCAAGCTGATCGGCGCCACTGATCCTGCCCAAGCCGAGGCCGGCACCATTCGCAAGGATTTTGCGACGAGCAAGCAAAACAACATCGTGCACGGCTCTGATTCACCGGAGAACGGCCGCATCGAGGTGGCGTTCTTCTTCTCGGAAAAAGAGCTGTTGGAAACGATGTGA